Genomic segment of Aquarana catesbeiana isolate 2022-GZ linkage group LG02, ASM4218655v1, whole genome shotgun sequence:
GCTGTCTTAAGGGTGAGTAACTTAAGAGGGATATGAGCCAACAGCTCAAACTGTGTCCTGATTAGGGCTTCCAAAACTAGAGTTAGGTCCCAAGGTGGAAATTTGCTCATTTGCACTAGGGACATCCTTTCAATTGCTGATAAAAAACTTTTGATCAGGGGGTCAAGAGTAAGTCTTTTGTCCAAAAAACTGGACAAGGCTGTGACCTGGAACTTAAGGGTATTGGCTGCTAGCTCCTGATCCACGCCATCTTGGAGAAAGTCCAGGATCGCAGGGATCTCTTGTTGGGAAGTCCCCTTCGTCTGTCACCAGACCTTGGCATAAATGTGCTGGGTAACTGGCTTCCTACTTAAAAGAAGGGTGTTGATTACTTTCTCAGAACACCCCCTATGGCGTAAGCTTTCCATTTCAAGAGCCAAGCcatcagcttgaagaagctggggttTGGGTGGTGAACTGGGCCCTGAAGGAGAAGGTCCTGCCTCTCCAGGAGGCGCTGAGGGGGAGATACAGACCAATTTCCCAGGGTTGGGAACCAGGTCctcttgggccaccaaggggcGATCAGAATCAACCTGCCCTCTGACAGACTCAACTTCTGTATTATCCTCGGAATCAGAACTaaggggggaaaggcataggccaggtGAAAATACCAAACCTGGGCCAATGCGTCTACCCCCTCTGAACCGTTCTCTTGGGAAAGTGAAAATAATCTCTTCACTTTCCTGTTCTCTCTGCACACAAAGATATTGATCTCTGGGCTGCCAAAGTGCCGACACTGGTGAATCGTCTGACAACTGAGGTAGTCCGCTACGATATTGTACGCCTTTATATGTACTGCTGAAATAGAAGGGACTCTGTTCTGCCCACTCCAGGAGCTCCTGAGACAGGGACAGAAGAGTGCAcaacctggtgcctccctgatgattcagGAAGGCCACCACGGTCGTGTTGTCGGAATGAATCTGGACCTCCTTGCCCCTAAATCTTTCTTCAAAGGACCTTAAGGCCTCCTGGACTGCCAAGAGCTCCTGGAGGTTAGAATAAGCTTTCCTCTGACCCCGGTCCCAGGCGCCTTGGGCTCAAAGTTCCTCTAATCAGCCCCCACAACCCCAGGTGCTTGCATCTGTCGTTACCCTGAGGGGTTGGAGCTGGGCCCAAAGGTGACCTACCTGCAACCTCTGAGGATTGAGCCACCACTACAAGGACTCCTTCACCTCTCCCGAAATGGAGACCCTGTTGTCCAGCGACCCTCTTTTTCCATCCCAGGAGGATAGGAGGAATTGCTGGAGAGCCCTGGAATGGAGCTGAGCCCACAAGACCGTGGGAATACAGGATGTCATCAACCCGAGGATTCTCATAATCCTCCTGTAGGAGACCTGTTCTGTTTCTAGAAGGGATAATACTGCCGCCATGAGGCCCTCTACTTTCCCCTGAGGCAAGACAAGCTTCTGTGCTGCTGAATCTACCAGGAATCCCAAATAAACCTTGGTCTGTGTGGAAATCATAGAGGATTTTTCTTGGCTGATAATCCACCCCAGGGACTCTAAAAAGGTACTCACTACCTTCTCCAGGTTGACAAGAAGGAGATCTCGACTCTGGTTGTAAACCAATATGTCGTCGAGATAGGGGATCAGTGCTACCCCCTGGAGATGGAGGTACGCCGCCAGCACCTCTGCAAGGATCTTTGTAAATACCCTCGGACTGGCTGCCAGTCCGAAGGGAAGGGAACAAAACTGCCAATGCTGCACTCCCTGATCAGAGGGGATCACAAACCTTAGAAGGGCCTGATGGTCTGAAAAAATGGGGACGTGAAGGAAGGCATCCTTTAGATCTATAGTGACCATAAATACATCCTTCAGGAGGTGCTTCCTGAGAGTATAAATGCTTTCCATGCGGAATTTCTTGTCCCGCAGGAACCTGTTTAGCCTTTTAGATTTATTATGAGGAAGTACTTTCTCGAGGGCTTTGGAACTAcaaaaatgtggaaataaaatccCTGTCCGCACTGCTCCACTGGAACTGGCACTATGACCCTCTGTTCTGCCAGCTGCCTGAAGCTTTGTAAGAGACCCATCACTTTCTGCTGCTCCTTGGGAAGGTGTGTCGAGGAAACtcaggggagggaaggagagaagcTCCAATCCGTAGCCCTCTCTTATTATCTGTAGAGTGTGGGGACTCTGAGTAACCCTTTCCCACTGAGAGAGAAAGTGGgaaagccttccccccaccctgaCGTCACTTGGAGTCTGTCAGTAGACTTCTGGCCGGGGAAGAGGAGACCCTCTCTTTGCTTGCCCTTaccgaccccctccccccccccccccaatcacctggCAGCACTGCTTTCCTTTCTCTTTGCCTGGGAGCCTTGAAAAAAATAATCTTCCCTCATCCTTTTTGGGTTTTACGGGAAACTTCTTGCCCTTCTCCGTAGACCTACCAATTACTTCTAGGGAGTCCAAGACCTGCTTGGACTTAGAGGTTCGTGTCACATGGTCCAACAATTTGGCAACCCACATGTCTGCGTTCCTAGCCACACAGGCCGAAGCAGGACACATAGCCGCTACATTGGCTTCCCAGGCCCTGCGCAGGATGGTTTTGGTCCGACAGTCCATCTGGTCCCTGATGTTGCCTGCACCTTCAAAAGAAGAGGTCTGATTGTTTAGACACCTGGGCCAAGGAAGCATCTAATCTGGATAtctttcctcctcttcatcctTGAAGGGGCACCTATGCTTCCAAGTTTTAAACTTCAACagctttctttccttccattcccTTAAAATGATATCCTTAAGGGCCTGGTGAATCGGGAGAACCTTGGACTGGGGCTTAACCAAGCCTCTATACATTCTGTCCTGGGCAGACACTTGGGCTGTGGGTTCCTGTATCCCCTCAGATGCTTACTCTGCCCTCAGGAGGCCCACCATATCGTCAGCAGAAAAAGTATGTCTGCCGGGTCTGGAATCCTCTTCCTGACTATCCTCTAAGCCCTCGTCAGAAAAACAGTGATCAGGAGCTTcagtctcctcttcctcctcagagtCCCGAGAGCGAAGAGACCTCAGGGGTTCAGGATGCCTCAGTCTGCTGCCCTCTTAGAGAAGGAGCCCTCCTGGGAGGAAGAACCCTCCCTGCTAGTGTGGGGTTCCGACTCCCTAGACTTGAGGGTTGCTTGGAAGGCTTTAAGAGTTGACAGCCTCTCCGTCTGTATGGAGAGAAAGTCCTTCATGACCTGAGATGTTTCTTTCCCTGCTAGCTTGTGGATATATTTGTACAAAAGGGTTTAGAATGGTCCTGAGGCAATTTGTCATTACAATACTCACATCTCTTCGAGTGGGAAGGAGCTTTTATAGGATGGCTGGCAACCACTTGGGCAGTGACGTCCCCTCCCCCTGTGGCCTCTTCCGCAACTGCAGCCACTGCGGGCATCTCGCTCCACCCGTCACACAGCCTCAAAGTTCCTAAGTGGGCTGGTATTGACCGAATTGGCAAGAGCAGGATGTGGACGCCTGCTCCTCCGACATTATTTCGAAgcccagaaccggaagtgacgtggcgaCATCATTTCCGGTGTTGGAGAGGAAGCTGCGTCATTCCTCTTCTGAACGCTGGATAGATGGCGTCGAGCTCTCACTCCACTGAAGCCTGCCGATCAGCACCATCCCTCACTGccagctgcaggggggggggggggggggggggacaccgtgCCCTATGGGAAACCTGACTGCCAGCTCCCCCTGCTAAACGGACACCCACCAGTTAAGGGAGCAAGAAAGtggtccctgaagttctgggtaccccactgtacccagggtccttcagtTCTCAGGGGGCTCTTCCAGGTTCTGCTGAAGATAGTGAGACCCCCCAGGAAGGGCAAGAACCCTACCAGACCCAAAGAAGCTTCACAAGCTTGCGGTCTGGCTCCCAGGGGAAACCACCAGCCCAATGCTTCaggtctttgttttttttcccccctaatggtttcgctgtggggaaacacaatcaagaactgaggagcacagggaggggcgggggttTTAACCCCTTTGTTGGTtgcgtttcctgtcaggtgggaccagtaaTCTCTCAGGGTGCcttcctggaagacgacttgagaaaatttTTGCAAAAACATCCCTTTAGTGGACAAGAACCACAAACTTCACCAGCCATGGGAAAATGGAACCATACCAAAAGTGGACTGATGTTACAACCTTAGAGTTCTCGAAGAACATGGACTAGTCTCTTTATTCCAGTGAATCACAAGGTGCCCTATACATGGGGTGCAAGTCCAGAAGCTGGCTCAGTTGGAAAACTGGTGGTGGCCAGCAGAAGGAAGGTCAGCCAGCAGTGAGGAGTCTTGTCTGGACCATGTGCCCCGTAACCTCAATTACTTTCATTATTTGGTATCAGTGTGTGGCACAACCCCCAACAGACCTTGCCTGTCATCACAGAATCTGGGGCCTCATACAACTACATTATGGCAAGAACATGTGGGTCTCCCCAACAGGTACATAGGTGGAGTGGAGCCAGCACACTGGGAGAGGTTTCTAAGCAAACAGCACTgagcatacatacataaataaagcaTTAAAACTGtacaacatgaaaaaacaaaatgacaaCCCTTTTGATatgcagtgctttagcaaactaaatgccatCTAGTTAAGGTCTACTTGAAGGGAAAATCTACTAATCCCACTACCTGAACTTGATCTGAGATCCAAGCTTAACCCCAATGCTGCTTTTCAGAAGACATTGGACTATTGGCTTGTGTTGCGAATGGCAGCACAGATAGTTTGTATAAAACACAACCTAGCCATCTACTACACTAGGGACTAGTAAATGGCTGGGTGTCAAAATGGGCGGGAATCTGGTCTGGAATCAGACTGGTGTGAGCTTTTTTTTGCAGTGTAATAAAGAGGCAGCAGAGGAAGTACAGGGCTTAACAATAACCAACATCTTTGTCCTGGCTGCATTCAAAGGCAGTGAGGGGCAGAAGCTGTGTGGGCTCTGTGCACTCTGTCTGCTGCAGCACTGTTGCTAGAAACCAAAGGGCCCCATACTGACAACCTGACACAGGGCACCATACAACCAATGCTTCAATTATGAATGAACAGTGTGAGTAATCAGTACTGATCAATCAGAAGAGTAAGAGGTTGGTAAATAGGACATTTACAGACCCTTCCACCAGTCTCCatcttgaaggatcctattgtgtgctttcAGGAAGGACAGTAGGGAAGCCTAGCAACACTGCAGGCGTAGGGGGAAACATTTGGTGCACATGAAGGGTGATCTGCATGGTGGGGGCAAATTACTGAAACCGTTTCCCAGTATGGCTCTCTGCCACAGCTAAAAGCCAACAGGTGGGAGAGAAGAGGCCGGTTCTCAGCTGCTGTAAAGAGCCATACAGATGATTGATACGAGTAATTGCCCCTCTGCTGCtccgatcaccctccctgcccacatacAATTCACCCCTCTGCCTAGGCCCCCCTGCTGGCCTGGGCCTCATATTAGAAGGCTGGTGGTACCCCATTATCCACAACCCTGGCTGCATACCATCTCATCTGTGCACCACCAGAGGCAATGATACAGCTACTTTGGTCAGATAACAGTAGGGAAAAGCTGTCCAACCACATGGCATGGCAGCCATTGGACATTGGAAACAAAGCTCTAgaccagcctctctcaacctttttaccccaaagaAACCCTTGCAGTCTGTATCAGGTCTCCCCTGCTAAAATTATTCCATTGGTGGTCTTTGTGAAAttgccccttccattggtggtggtcagtgggaagaatggtcacAACTGACTCTGCCAAATGGTGTTGTACCTGGTACCATCACATGTGAGGTCAGTTAGCCACTGCTTGAAGAACGCTTGTGTTCCACGCAACCCTGGTTGAGAACAGTTGCTCTAGACCCTTAAACGTCTGGCAATATTTCTACATAAAATGTTAAAGTGGTCACAAAGTGACTAAGCCCAAATAGTGGGCGTGTACAAAACACATACAAACACTTACATCTTTGGATCCAGACATACAAAATAGACAAATCGTTGTAGGATAAAAAGCATCAAGCTGTTTATTTGTAGACCAATTTGTTCCACACTTTTTTTCTTGCAAACTCTCCAGTAAAAATTGACATTTAATGATGCtaatattatataaaatgtataatataataacgacacaaaccccccccccccccaaaaaaaaaaaaaacctttaaattaAAGCTTCAGGCAAACtttacattttggaaaaaaattggGAAGGTTGAATACATTTCAGGTAATAAATGCTGTGTCCCCTGGGGTGATTTCCTCAGGTTTGGTCTAGAAATGAAGGCGATTTACCCTACATTGCACATAGCAATAAAGAGAAATGTAACAGAGGTCCCAACCTTTCAGCACTGTATccaaggctaaaggttttttttggctggagttgggcttaattagtagaaaaacatacaAACTCCAATCTGAGCTATTATAGTGGCCAATCAAAAAAAATGAGAAGGTCAGAGTGGAATGGAACACAGGATAGAAAATAACTGAAGATCAAgaaatggattgggggggggggctaaaaaaaaCCTTTACTACTCTAtggaaatgtaaaaatgttttggcATGTGATCTATTTTTAAGGTCTGTCATCCTAATCTTTACCTAGAAAGACATGATCTTAAGACACTGATCTGAACAAGCTTACACAGTTCAGACTATTCAGGCATCACAATATGCCCACTTGTTCTGTGTCAATGGCTTACTAGGTATTGTAGCAAGGATCAGGATGACCTAAAGTTTTAACATTCTAGAATTATTTGAACCAGTCAAAAATACTTGGAAAAGTCCTATAAGGAGGAGCCTCTTTTATAGTTTTGCATACTTTGCAGTATTCTGTCACCCAAGTTTTTCTTATTTCTCCTGGTTTATAGTTGGCTCTCCAGCTGAAATACTGGAGGTAACTCTGATCATCCTGGTCCAGACTCAGAAGATAAGAAGCCATTTCTTTGGGAGAAGAAAAGTCATCAACATGAATGAAGGAGTCTGAGGGGATGAAACGCTCATAGTTTTTACGTGGAGGGCCCATTACAATTGGCAGTGTTGCTGTGCAGAAAGCATTATACCAGAGCTTTTCTGTAATGTAGTCTTCATGGATGTAGTTCTCAAAAGCAAGGTAGAATTTATACTCTGACAGAGTTTTAAATTGTTTCTTTCTTGGCAATGGCATTCGGTGCTTCCCATAGACATCAATTTGAATATATTTTGCCAGCTGCTCATAGTACTTTACTCTCTTTTGCTCTGTTTTCCAGTTACTGACTACCCAAGCCACAAGCTTGGTTTTTTGAGGAATCGTAAAATTTTCTGTTCCATCATTCTTTTCAATCCAACCATAAGGGGTAAAGATATCAGAGTCTGACCTGTAAGACATAGTAAGGTTGAAGATATTCTCCATCATGGTGAGGTTGCGCAGATGTTCCGGAGGCTCCAAATTAAACCAGATCCAGTACTGGCCAGGTGGTCTAGACATTGGTGGCAAGTTCGTTATAGAAGTTGACACATCCCTGTGGTTAATAACTACAGCATTTGCATCAAAGTACAAGCTGCGGTTCATTGTGAACAAACAGCCAGATGAATCAACCGACAGTGGGCATTGGTTGAGAGGGAAAATGTGCCCATGAGGCCATGTCCAAAGCAGGATGATTAAAGGCACAGTAGATTTTGTAGATGACTGCAGCTCTTCTGGTGGGAGAGAGATTTCAGTCACCATTGACTGATTTACTGAAATGGCCAGGGAATCCTTTGGCTGATAATTTTTTGTTCCAGACTTCCAGTTTTcacaaaacacagtaaaaaaaaaataggtggtgCAAGTTTGAAAGATTAAACATGCAAATACATAAGTCCATCGGCTACACAACCGTCCTGTAGAGCCCACTGGAATGCGTTTGGCAAACTCAACTTTTTGAACCATGTACGAAGCTGAATTATTTTTACTAGATCCAACCTAAGAAATAAAAATATTGCACATTACCAAAATATCCTATTGACACCCAATATTTAAAGTGCAGTGAGATACATGGGTTAAATAGTATTTGTGCGTATGTAATTGAGTCTCAGTGAATAGAAAGTCCAAGTAGAAATGCATATTGTGAGCTCTGTGGGGACCTAGGCAATTGTGAGCCCCACTGACAATTTCCCTTTCCATGCCCAATAGTTTCAAAGGTTAGAAAGGGCCACATAGAAATGCACATTGTTGAGTCCCAATGTCAATTACTTTTCCAATACCCCATCTCAATGTAGAGAAAGGGACAAGTAGTAGTGCACATATTAAGCTCCAAGGGGGTCTAAATAATTGTGAGCCCCATGTGGCCTAGGTAATTGTTTACCCCAATATCAATTACCCTTTCTATGCCCAATAGTCTTGATAAAAGGGGCCAAGTAGATATGCACATTGGGAGCTCTATGGGGCCTAGGCAATTGTGGGCCCCAATGTTAACTTCTGTTATAATGCTCAACAAtggataggaaaaaaaaatagggaaaaaaaaaaaagtgtaagcttCATGTGGACCCAAGTAATTGGGAGCTTTTGATATTTTTCTTCCCCATGCCCAATATCCATACCTTGTACTGTGGGTGCCAGATACTTATAgcagagctactagccaggcctttagggttactcaccaccagttgccccaccctgcCAAgcaattccacccctaaacacaccctcataaattatctcatgaaatgacacttaaacgttttatgtagaattaagttacaaaaattatTAACAGCAACTTTATCAGTGTCCAcgattgcagcgtgaccagtgcccacgaGGAGAGGGCAGCCAGGTCACAGAGCGGGGATtacccgctgtaacagcttacatttgaattgcgccccgcctcctgtgacagacagaacatgtcctggcattggaccagcatTCTAGTTAGCATTGTCGCCGGGTCAGGAGGCGGGCTGTCTGACCGCGAGCAGATGGCAATTCAAATGTAAGCCTTTACAGTGGGCAATCCCAGCTCTGTACTCCGGCCagctcttcctccactctcttttTCCCTGGGGCAATCACTGGGATTCAACCACGCCatgtgagtggaaaatttgagggctgcctatagtatatttttacctacaaggaggaatggcaactcAAGTGCAAGAGTGTGCACATGTATGGGGCAAGCTACATTTGTATTGGCATCTTCAGCAGTCCGCTTCACTACTCTGCACTGAGCAGTTACAGAAGCCTATAGGCATACATGCATTAATGTTGTGTTTCTGGCACATCGATAATACAATCCCTTAAAAAGCCTCAAATGATATGTCTGGCCAAAATCCAaacacagctcaccatccaaataacaccattcctacagtaaagcagggaggtggtaatatcctgcagCATGGACTGGAGCATGTGTCacgatagaaggaaaaatggatggggcaaaataccatcaatttctggaggaaaatctgctgccctctgccagaaagtggtcagtgggaagaaggtttaccttccaacatgacaatgacccaaagctcacagcaaaaatgagcacacagtgggttgaaggagaaaaaggtgattgtccttgcatgacctagtcagagcccagacttaaactccattgaaaatctgtggaatgacttgaagactgcagtccacaaacgttcaccatcaaatttaactgaacttgagcagttctgcaaagaagagtgggcaaatattgcaaactctagatgtgcaaagttaataGAGACAAATCCCAATAGACTAAAGGCTGTAGTTAAAGCaagaggtggttcaacaaaatactgacacaggggggtgatcctttttccaactccgtacaggaactacttttgggaagcggtgcggcgctgcaaagtcggcgtcgcaccgattcagacTGTGTCATTgtcggcaatagctgccgatttggcatgcgatttgacatgtcagagcggcccaatgtgaacgtgggctccactatattttagttaggggtatcagagtaaaggggactgaatacaaatgcacgccacacttttcacacaacttttaaaaaaaaagtaaataaaaaaagaataatttaaaaCCCATTTCTAATTTttcttgcacttcacaattatgtgccactttgtgttggtccatcacataaaatcccaataaaaacatacttatgtttttggttgtaacatgacaaaacatggaaaaggaaggggtatgaatactttttccaagaCACACACGGTGCTATAATgtatagtagaactataggcaaagctccccccgcccccccaaaattttgtatagacaagggagggttataacccctgtcagattcccaccatctgtgtcccattacagagatttcccttcacttaccagaaccagtgtcccctatttattggaagatttcaccaatattacttttctgggggaaaacccaaaatgtggaattttctttGACTTAACGAtcatggcaaacaggacaaatcgaGAGGGTAGATCAccccaacaggggcacagacagcaatagacatgtgcaattagtttcaaaTTACTTTTGACGAAactcgacaaattcattaatttggaaatatattcgaattaacgaaaacaCGTTTAACAATTTTtgtcgaaattcgaaaatttggaaaatcGAAAATAACGAAAACCCAAAATAACAaccattactaactattaaatttggctgttagtgaacgtaacgaatttatccgaagttacgaattatccaaaacaaacgTCACATCTAAACGAAAGGAACGCAACGAATAATAAAAACATTAATTCGTTATGCTGCATCTAAAAAACTGGAACGTAatgaataaatgtttttattattcattgcgttccatttgtttagatgtgacgtttgttttggataattcgtaacttcggataaattcgtattcgttacgctcactaacagccaaatgtgaaaggaaattacaatgcctataatttaatagtcattTTGAATTTTCTAATGTATTCAAAATAgcgaatttcgatcataatgaatgaccttaaaaaacgagaaaaaaaaaaaaacaaacaaattaaacTTAAAAGAAGTTGTTAGTGCACACgtctagacagcaataaaaactgacaagcattctaatccctccccactccatccaaaacaaaaaaaagttttgcctttagttatacttaaaaaagaaacaaaaaaaacaacaaagaaaacaaaaacaaaaaacaaaaaaaaaacaaaaacaccccatAAAAAGACTAAAATGCATttactaataaaaatatataaatatatatattagacatgcattaaccccttcacgttGATGTAATGCAAATATGCGGCTttcggct
This window contains:
- the LOC141130127 gene encoding 3-galactosyl-N-acetylglucosaminide 4-alpha-L-fucosyltransferase FUT3-like — protein: MVQKVEFAKRIPVGSTGRLCSRWTYVFACLIFQTCTTYFFFTVFCENWKSGTKNYQPKDSLAISVNQSMVTEISLPPEELQSSTKSTVPLIILLWTWPHGHIFPLNQCPLSVDSSGCLFTMNRSLYFDANAVVINHRDVSTSITNLPPMSRPPGQYWIWFNLEPPEHLRNLTMMENIFNLTMSYRSDSDIFTPYGWIEKNDGTENFTIPQKTKLVAWVVSNWKTEQKRVKYYEQLAKYIQIDVYGKHRMPLPRKKQFKTLSEYKFYLAFENYIHEDYITEKLWYNAFCTATLPIVMGPPRKNYERFIPSDSFIHVDDFSSPKEMASYLLSLDQDDQSYLQYFSWRANYKPGEIRKTWVTEYCKVCKTIKEAPPYRTFPSIFDWFK